A section of the Procambarus clarkii isolate CNS0578487 chromosome 38, FALCON_Pclarkii_2.0, whole genome shotgun sequence genome encodes:
- the LOC138372344 gene encoding piggyBac transposable element-derived protein 4-like, which yields MESPSSQAATMSDASSTSSRSTVTRGHGKRLSEEEIRDILYNDDAMDDDLDYDPEKDLTQRSDTSEGKTQVDDVASAYALFPYNGDDMADMEYFQAYFDNVFMRHLVTETNMYAHTLIDSGILPALRLTRWKATTIDEMYVFLALCMMMKHSEKAVVQDYWNKDSLVPSPVFNRYVSRDKFHLILRHLHFENNANEDRRDRLWKVRKVFSDLRGNFRDYFVPGQNVVIDELLVLFKGRLAFKQYIPSKRHCFGLKFFMLCDCETGICLTEPVLNRGHILFTDNYYTSPLLTRYLLAHNTSICSTVKVLGKEMPVFGIGISMGEYQLRKCDNMLSVRWEDRHEVNMLTTIHTSAMLNNGKVHFYMRNPMYKPDCVIDYNVNMRLVDKCDMMLGGMECVHRSVKWTKKFFFHLKDDAVLNCFNMYLVKSGRKPSA from the exons ATGGAGAGCCCCAGTTCCcaagcagcaaccatgtctgatgcatcgtcaacgagctcccgctccacagtgacccgcggtcatggaaaacgactctctgaggaggagaTTCGCGATATTTTGTACAACGACGATGCTatggatgatgacctggactatgatccagagaaagatCTGACACAGAGGTCTGATACGAGTGAGGGAAAGACGCAAGTGGATGATGTGGCGAGTGCATATG CTTTATTCCCGTATAACGGTGATGATATGGCGGACATGGAATATTTCcaggcatattttgacaatgtCTTCATGAGGCATCTTGTGACCGAGACAAACATGTACGCCCACACCCTCATAGACAGCGGCATATTACCTGCCTTACGCCTCACGCGATGGAAGGCAACGACAATCGACGAGATGTACGtgtttctggctctatgcatgatgATGAAACACTCCGAGAAAGCTGTCGTCCAGGACTATTggaacaaagacagccttgttccatcacCCGTCTTCAACCGGTATGTGTCGCGGGATAAGTTCCACTTGATTCTCAGGCACCTGCATTTCGAGAacaatgcaaatgaggacagacgcgacagactgtggaaggtaCGCAAGGTATTCAGCGACCTGCGAGGGAActtcagggattattttgtacctggacagaatgtcgTTATCGACGAGTTACTTGTACTGTTCAAGGGCAGACTGGCTTTCAAGCAGTACATCCCTTCCAAGCGGCACTGTTTTGGACTAAAGTTTTTCATGCTgtgcgactgtgagactggtatcTGTTTGACtg AACCAGTGCTGAACagggggcatatactgttcactgacaactattacaccagccccctgttgaccagatacctccttgcccacaacaccagcatatgtagcactgtgaaggtcctcgggaaggaaatgccagtgttcggtataggTATATCCATGGGCGAGTACCAGCTGCGGAAGTGTGACAATATGCTGTCAGTGCGGTGGGAGGACAGACATGAGGTGAATATGCTGACAACGATTCACACCAGTGCCATGTTGAACAATGGGAAGGTCCATTTTTATATGCGCAACCCCATGTATAAGCcggactgtgtcatagactataacgtgaacatgcgcctcgtcgataaatgtgacatgatgcttggtggtaTGGAGTGCGTGCACAGGtctgtgaagtggacgaaaaagttcTTCTTTCACCTCAAGGATgatgcagtgctcaactgcttcaatatgtacttaGTGAAGTCCGGCAGGAAAccgtctgcttga